The Amycolatopsis sp. 195334CR genome window below encodes:
- a CDS encoding lytic polysaccharide monooxygenase yields the protein MRLRSTSGSTRRRSLVTLFVATLAGLFIWVPTASAHGTIVGPATRAYQCWQDWGSQHTNPAMQQQDPMCWQAFQANADTMWNWMSALRDGLGGNFQGSTPDGQLCSNGLSRNNSLNTPGPWRSTNVGSNFSLHLYDQASHGADFFRVYVSKQGFNPATQTLGWGNLDFITQTGKYAPAKDITFNVQTSGYTGQHIVFTIWQASHLDQTYMWCSSVNFT from the coding sequence ATGCGTCTGCGCAGCACCTCCGGATCCACCAGACGGCGGAGCCTGGTCACCCTGTTCGTCGCCACGCTGGCCGGACTCTTCATCTGGGTCCCGACGGCCTCGGCACACGGCACCATCGTCGGCCCGGCCACCCGTGCCTACCAGTGCTGGCAGGACTGGGGCAGCCAGCACACCAACCCCGCCATGCAGCAGCAGGACCCCATGTGCTGGCAGGCCTTCCAGGCCAACGCCGACACCATGTGGAACTGGATGAGCGCGCTGCGGGACGGGCTCGGCGGCAACTTCCAGGGCTCCACCCCCGACGGCCAGCTCTGCAGCAACGGCCTCTCGCGCAACAACTCCCTCAACACCCCGGGGCCGTGGCGGTCCACCAACGTCGGCAGCAACTTCTCCCTGCACCTGTACGACCAGGCCAGCCACGGGGCCGACTTCTTCCGGGTCTACGTCAGCAAGCAGGGGTTCAACCCGGCCACCCAGACCCTGGGCTGGGGCAACCTCGACTTCATCACGCAGACCGGGAAGTACGCGCCGGCCAAGGACATCACCTTCAACGTCCAGACCTCGGGTTACACCGGGCAGCACATCGTGTTCACCATCTGGCAGGCCTCGCACCTCGACCAGACGTACATGTGGTGCAGCAGTGTGAACTTCACCTAG
- a CDS encoding DinB family protein, producing the protein MSTFGLTDGAERAVIEDLLDRNREALIETARGLSEADARRRLVSSLTTPISLLKHAAAAERIWFQRFWAELEESECDGYAKRDEGTFTVTDDESLADVIAEFERASQRSREIAARFELDDTKDNPREGRVSMRWTLLLMIQEFARHAGHGDILREQIERPLVSP; encoded by the coding sequence ATGAGCACCTTCGGCCTCACCGACGGCGCCGAACGAGCGGTCATCGAGGACCTGCTCGACCGCAACCGCGAAGCCCTGATCGAGACCGCCCGCGGCCTCTCCGAAGCCGACGCCCGTCGGCGGCTGGTCAGTTCGCTGACCACCCCGATCTCCTTGCTCAAGCACGCCGCGGCGGCCGAACGCATTTGGTTCCAACGGTTCTGGGCCGAGCTCGAAGAGTCCGAATGCGACGGTTACGCGAAACGCGACGAGGGCACCTTCACCGTCACCGACGACGAGTCACTGGCCGACGTGATCGCCGAATTCGAACGCGCGAGCCAGCGGTCGCGGGAGATCGCCGCGCGGTTCGAGCTGGACGACACCAAGGACAACCCGCGTGAAGGCCGGGTCAGCATGCGGTGGACCCTGCTGCTGATGATCCAGGAGTTCGCCCGGCACGCCGGTCACGGTGACATCCTGCGCGAACAGATCGAAAGGCCGCTCGTCAGCCCTTGA
- a CDS encoding DUF6528 family protein: MRRTALVLLAAVAAMVLVSPVSAAPARPGGLVALAEQASRRIIVLPAAQEAWRTRAFTWTWAPTAANGLGDLASKFVSPDEAKLTERDGQQYLMTTASGGFAGVIPYPQGTGAYWAADVGGPSNPHSIELLPDGNVAVAASTGGWLRVYTASQGARSTTYAEYPLVGGHGAVWDNERRVLWALGTHELVALRVGGTPAAPVLTPEQVVHLPSEGGHDLQPVPGSRDQLWVTTESEVLRFSKSRGTFSTRYPGAGAINGHNVKSVTTNARTGQVLTATPQADHICTWCTDTVDLALPGGELTLRGAWIYKARWWQPQH; encoded by the coding sequence ATGCGCAGAACCGCACTCGTGTTGCTGGCGGCCGTGGCCGCCATGGTCCTGGTCTCGCCGGTTTCGGCGGCGCCCGCCCGGCCCGGTGGCCTGGTCGCACTCGCCGAGCAGGCGTCCCGGCGGATCATCGTGCTGCCCGCCGCGCAGGAAGCCTGGCGCACCAGGGCGTTCACCTGGACGTGGGCGCCCACCGCGGCCAACGGGCTCGGGGACCTCGCGAGCAAGTTCGTCTCCCCGGACGAGGCGAAGCTGACCGAACGCGACGGGCAGCAGTACCTGATGACCACCGCCTCCGGCGGGTTCGCCGGGGTGATCCCGTATCCGCAGGGCACCGGCGCCTACTGGGCCGCCGACGTCGGCGGGCCCAGCAACCCGCACAGCATCGAACTGCTGCCCGACGGCAACGTGGCGGTGGCCGCCAGCACCGGTGGCTGGCTGCGGGTCTACACCGCGTCGCAAGGCGCCCGCTCGACCACGTACGCCGAGTACCCGCTGGTCGGTGGGCACGGCGCGGTCTGGGACAACGAGCGCCGGGTGTTGTGGGCGCTGGGCACGCACGAACTGGTGGCGCTGCGCGTCGGCGGCACGCCCGCCGCGCCGGTGCTGACGCCGGAGCAGGTGGTCCACCTGCCCAGCGAGGGCGGGCACGACCTGCAGCCCGTGCCCGGTTCCCGTGACCAGCTGTGGGTGACGACGGAGTCGGAAGTGCTGCGGTTCAGCAAGTCCCGCGGCACGTTCTCGACGCGCTACCCGGGCGCCGGGGCGATCAACGGGCACAACGTCAAGAGCGTCACGACGAACGCGCGGACCGGGCAGGTCCTCACCGCGACGCCGCAGGCGGATCACATCTGCACGTGGTGCACCGACACCGTGGACCTCGCGCTGCCCGGTGGGGAGCTGACCCTGCGCGGTGCCTGGATCTATAAGGCCCGGTGGTGGCAACCGCAGCACTGA
- a CDS encoding TetR/AcrR family transcriptional regulator, whose product MSPRRSAAEAQATRGRILSRAAEIASEEGLDGITIGRLAEELEMSKSGVHKHFGTKEVLQISTLDKAFVDFWHRVVEPALAEPMGLRRLRVVCANSVGYLEVPLLPGGCLMTAALSEYDGRPGRVRDAVAEVWSRWREQLRADLVAAVENGELPGEFDVDQALFEIVAAGLALNAAMQLQHDAAAAGRARRAIERALAQS is encoded by the coding sequence ATGTCACCACGACGCTCAGCGGCCGAAGCGCAGGCCACCCGCGGCCGGATCCTGAGCCGGGCCGCCGAGATCGCCTCCGAGGAGGGGCTGGACGGCATCACCATCGGCCGGCTCGCCGAGGAGCTGGAGATGAGCAAGTCGGGGGTGCACAAGCACTTCGGCACCAAGGAGGTGCTGCAGATCTCCACTTTGGACAAGGCGTTCGTGGATTTCTGGCACCGGGTGGTCGAACCCGCGCTGGCCGAGCCGATGGGGCTGCGGCGGTTGCGCGTGGTGTGCGCCAACTCCGTGGGATACCTGGAGGTGCCGCTGTTGCCCGGTGGGTGCCTGATGACCGCGGCGCTCAGCGAGTACGACGGGCGTCCCGGCCGGGTGCGTGACGCCGTGGCCGAGGTGTGGTCGCGCTGGCGGGAACAACTGCGGGCGGATCTGGTCGCGGCGGTGGAGAACGGGGAACTGCCCGGTGAGTTCGACGTCGACCAGGCGTTGTTCGAGATCGTCGCCGCCGGGCTGGCGCTGAACGCGGCCATGCAACTCCAGCACGACGCGGCGGCCGCGGGGCGGGCACGCCGCGCGATCGAACGGGCGCTGGCCCAGTCCTGA
- a CDS encoding MBL fold metallo-hydrolase, which yields MTKEFKMRVRRLGWAGLELEAGENRLVIDYVRDLSPLFTGWQSGDGLIAPSGTVTAALVTHLHRDHTDAAALADVLAPGAPVLRPAPGHGDDVDNVTTLPAERELTQHELATEVIDTWATREIGPFRVTAVPAVDGLGDPQLNWVVEADGHRLFHGGDTMFHGYWWLIARRFSPFDAVFLPANGAVVDAPHLQPPSPLPAALDPRQAAAAAEILDARYAVPMHYEAEQPDKIAGYVEVSDPEAEFRAHTGKRARVLPIREWLDLA from the coding sequence ATGACGAAGGAGTTCAAGATGCGGGTACGACGACTGGGCTGGGCCGGACTGGAGCTCGAGGCGGGCGAGAACCGCCTGGTGATCGACTACGTGCGGGACCTCTCACCGCTGTTCACCGGCTGGCAGTCCGGCGACGGCCTGATCGCGCCGAGCGGGACGGTCACCGCCGCGCTGGTCACCCACCTGCACCGGGACCACACCGACGCGGCCGCGCTCGCCGACGTGCTGGCGCCGGGCGCCCCGGTGCTCCGACCGGCGCCCGGCCACGGCGACGACGTGGACAACGTGACGACCCTGCCCGCCGAGCGCGAACTGACGCAGCACGAGCTGGCCACCGAGGTGATCGACACCTGGGCCACCCGCGAGATCGGCCCGTTCCGCGTCACCGCGGTCCCGGCCGTCGACGGACTGGGCGACCCGCAGTTGAACTGGGTGGTGGAGGCCGACGGCCACCGGCTCTTCCACGGCGGCGACACCATGTTCCACGGTTACTGGTGGCTCATCGCCCGGCGGTTCAGCCCGTTCGACGCGGTGTTCCTCCCGGCGAACGGCGCGGTGGTCGACGCGCCGCACCTCCAGCCCCCGAGCCCGCTGCCCGCCGCACTGGACCCCCGGCAAGCCGCCGCGGCCGCGGAGATCCTCGATGCACGCTACGCCGTGCCGATGCACTACGAAGCCGAGCAGCCGGACAAGATCGCGGGCTACGTGGAGGTTTCCGACCCGGAAGCCGAATTCCGCGCGCACACCGGGAAGCGCGCCCGCGTCCTGCCGATCCGCGAATGGCTGGACCTGGCCTGA
- a CDS encoding dihydrofolate reductase family protein, producing the protein MRELSVELFSTLDGYGDGGPQSAPYWGYGGPGLFEWMHAKLAEEHIMVMGATSYRMMSKIVAEQDDPTFPRMAELRKIVFSKTLTESTWANTTIVDEPVETAMPKIKAEADGLPLRTVGSPSLVRSLFKLGLVDRIRTMIFPTIHGTAGEGPLYTELPDLRLDLDGTAVIDDRLVLLDYRVDRS; encoded by the coding sequence ATGCGTGAATTGAGTGTCGAACTGTTCTCCACCCTCGACGGTTATGGCGACGGTGGTCCGCAATCGGCTCCTTACTGGGGTTACGGCGGACCCGGGTTGTTCGAGTGGATGCACGCCAAACTGGCCGAGGAGCACATCATGGTCATGGGTGCGACCTCCTACCGGATGATGTCGAAGATCGTCGCCGAGCAGGACGATCCGACCTTTCCCCGGATGGCCGAACTCCGGAAGATCGTGTTCTCGAAAACCCTCACCGAGTCCACCTGGGCCAACACGACGATCGTCGACGAGCCCGTCGAGACGGCCATGCCGAAGATCAAGGCCGAGGCCGACGGGCTGCCGTTGCGCACGGTCGGCAGCCCGTCACTGGTGCGCAGCCTGTTCAAGCTCGGTCTGGTCGACCGCATCCGCACGATGATCTTCCCGACGATCCACGGCACGGCCGGCGAAGGCCCGCTCTACACCGAGTTGCCGGACCTCCGCCTGGACCTCGACGGCACCGCGGTGATCGACGACCGGCTCGTCCTCCTCGACTACCGCGTCGACCGGAGCTGA
- a CDS encoding SRPBCC domain-containing protein, with amino-acid sequence MPVTDVHRDVDNRTLTITAEFAAPPKRIWQIYADPRQLERVWGPPTYPATVVYHELAPGGQVHYYMTSPEGAKHPGYWHVIEAAEPSLLVFEAGIASSDFTPDPTMPASVNRYSFTANDGGTQAVYLSTYPTVESLETALAMGVDKGTAGAIGQIDELLNPRRNNA; translated from the coding sequence GTGCCCGTGACCGACGTGCACCGCGATGTGGACAACCGGACTCTCACCATCACCGCCGAGTTCGCCGCGCCGCCGAAGCGCATCTGGCAGATCTACGCCGACCCCCGCCAGCTGGAAAGGGTGTGGGGACCCCCGACCTATCCGGCCACCGTCGTTTACCACGAACTCGCTCCCGGCGGTCAGGTGCACTACTACATGACTTCACCGGAAGGCGCGAAACACCCCGGCTACTGGCACGTCATCGAGGCTGCCGAACCGTCCCTTCTCGTTTTCGAAGCCGGTATCGCGAGTTCGGACTTCACCCCCGATCCGACCATGCCCGCGTCGGTCAACCGCTACTCGTTCACCGCGAACGACGGTGGTACCCAAGCCGTTTACCTCAGCACCTATCCCACCGTCGAGTCGTTGGAAACCGCGTTGGCGATGGGGGTCGACAAGGGCACCGCGGGGGCGATCGGGCAGATCGACGAACTACTGAACCCGAGGAGAAATAATGCGTGA
- a CDS encoding helix-turn-helix transcriptional regulator: MTEEDEGRADALFHALADRTRRAIMRRVLAGEHSVSALAAEYDMSFAAVQKHVAVLERAGLLTKRRNGREQLASGDVAAVRSVASMLVELEDIWRGRIARIDELIKEDPPCP; encoded by the coding sequence GTGACCGAAGAGGACGAGGGCCGGGCGGACGCCCTGTTCCACGCGCTCGCCGACCGCACGCGGCGCGCGATCATGCGCCGCGTGCTGGCCGGGGAGCACTCGGTCTCCGCGCTCGCGGCCGAGTACGACATGAGCTTCGCCGCCGTGCAGAAGCACGTCGCCGTGCTCGAACGCGCGGGCCTGCTGACCAAGCGGCGCAACGGCCGGGAACAGCTCGCCAGCGGTGACGTGGCGGCGGTGCGCTCGGTGGCCTCGATGCTCGTGGAGCTGGAGGACATCTGGCGCGGCCGCATCGCCCGCATCGACGAACTCATCAAGGAGGACCCGCCGTGCCCGTGA
- a CDS encoding amidase domain-containing protein, whose product MIDRHTGGRGRAKVVGMVTFQQLKAAKPATFATAADDWLKLAKEAETAAENLYERGGNALGEQWSDTLGEKAGGHCRKIAQDFQAAGMAIRGVVTTLDGLATALAAAKRNLESAVAFATEGGLEVGGDGKVTVPSGSSDPKAEERAKRAGWLIWDAVNDATKIDEDAAASLKRLIQPASITKLMTQDELAKDILNDEVKKAGHTGLAMLRQTMPLNADAQTQAEWWKSLSQDQRKQYLNAAPVQLYDMPGIPDDVKKNLMGNDGLNRIEMIRWAEKHGESGYSDVPGMENCTNFVSYAMNEGGMVPHDKTGDKGWNQDHQGLPKLPFVGSPDQYRQGDAWAAAQNHHDYMVKNGGESVTVPDARPGDLLYMRNEKGVIHHASVITAVTPDGEILYTQHNSNHTNIGLNHRLSHNETRTGAGDVPLVVRPHPNWD is encoded by the coding sequence GTGATCGACCGGCACACGGGCGGGCGCGGCCGGGCGAAGGTGGTCGGCATGGTCACCTTCCAGCAGCTCAAGGCAGCCAAGCCGGCCACCTTCGCCACCGCCGCCGACGACTGGCTCAAGCTCGCCAAGGAGGCCGAGACCGCGGCGGAGAACCTGTACGAGCGCGGCGGCAACGCGCTCGGCGAGCAGTGGTCGGACACGCTCGGGGAGAAGGCGGGCGGGCACTGCCGCAAGATCGCCCAGGACTTCCAGGCCGCGGGCATGGCGATCCGCGGGGTGGTGACCACCCTGGACGGCCTCGCCACCGCGCTGGCCGCCGCCAAGCGCAACCTCGAGTCTGCCGTCGCGTTCGCCACCGAGGGCGGTCTCGAAGTCGGCGGCGACGGCAAGGTGACCGTGCCGTCCGGTTCCAGTGATCCGAAGGCCGAGGAACGCGCCAAGCGCGCCGGCTGGCTGATCTGGGACGCGGTCAACGACGCCACCAAGATCGACGAGGACGCCGCGGCGAGCCTGAAGCGGCTGATCCAGCCCGCGAGCATCACGAAGCTGATGACGCAGGACGAACTGGCCAAGGACATCCTCAACGACGAGGTGAAGAAGGCCGGGCACACCGGACTGGCCATGCTCCGGCAGACGATGCCGCTCAACGCCGACGCGCAAACCCAGGCGGAGTGGTGGAAATCGCTCAGCCAGGACCAGCGCAAGCAGTACCTGAACGCCGCGCCGGTGCAGCTCTACGACATGCCGGGCATTCCGGATGACGTGAAGAAGAACCTGATGGGCAACGACGGGCTGAACCGCATCGAGATGATCCGCTGGGCCGAAAAGCACGGCGAAAGCGGGTACTCCGACGTGCCCGGCATGGAGAACTGCACCAACTTCGTCTCCTACGCGATGAACGAGGGCGGCATGGTGCCGCACGACAAAACCGGTGACAAGGGGTGGAACCAGGACCACCAGGGCCTGCCGAAGCTTCCGTTCGTCGGATCGCCCGACCAGTACCGGCAGGGCGACGCGTGGGCGGCCGCGCAGAACCACCACGACTACATGGTCAAGAACGGCGGGGAAAGCGTTACGGTGCCCGACGCGCGGCCCGGCGACCTGCTGTACATGCGCAACGAAAAGGGCGTGATCCACCACGCGTCGGTGATCACCGCGGTCACCCCGGACGGGGAAATCCTCTACACGCAGCACAATTCGAACCACACGAACATCGGGCTCAACCACCGCCTGTCGCACAACGAAACGCGCACCGGCGCCGGCGACGTCCCGCTGGTGGTCCGCCCCCACCCGAACTGGGACTGA
- a CDS encoding type VII secretion target, with product MAPNIRMNPDGVRQVASDLRAGADTAKNTIGTLFHSGNEAAGAHAEWKSGAALKECGHTWWKELTTLVEQTAHTAWKLDQSAAKVSDMDKQARERLGAVLGDLRTA from the coding sequence ATGGCTCCGAACATCCGGATGAACCCGGACGGGGTCCGCCAGGTCGCCAGCGACCTGCGGGCCGGTGCCGACACGGCCAAGAACACCATCGGCACGCTGTTCCACAGCGGCAACGAAGCCGCCGGCGCGCACGCGGAGTGGAAATCGGGGGCGGCGCTCAAGGAGTGCGGGCACACCTGGTGGAAGGAGCTGACCACGCTGGTCGAGCAGACCGCCCACACCGCGTGGAAGCTCGACCAGAGCGCGGCGAAGGTGTCCGATATGGACAAACAAGCCCGGGAACGGCTCGGCGCCGTGCTCGGCGATCTCCGGACGGCTTGA
- a CDS encoding transglycosylase SLT domain-containing protein translates to MLNYENLYHAPVHALEQAVDDWGRVIGKVEALGGELTDTVTQPLKASGWKGPAARTAMSFLGETSKEFGDAAKQARGIRDLLEEAHGRIKRNQDALYRIADHEAPAKGLKVDLEGKVTANPPVDPQDRATWRGKDDIRDAIEEGRHAIEAIQTRINQVLRDASEADETAAWALRANLGGEKHDFNQPTHTSLAGAWNAGAWKNSVTGSGSFLDPHGKDILAAANKYGINPKVLAALLIQEGEGRSLGTKIPFDLFRRAESSGLVGNSVGIGQMQAGTAADLMAKYHGEKVGQDDIRDRLAHDDRLAIDLAAANLHHLKSTYGITDEQAYTAYAADDKLIRAWLRDDTGFPNYGNMTERSDSFAKRYREANDVGGLVR, encoded by the coding sequence ATGCTGAACTACGAGAACCTGTACCACGCACCGGTGCACGCCCTGGAGCAGGCGGTGGACGACTGGGGCCGGGTGATCGGCAAGGTGGAGGCGCTGGGCGGTGAGCTGACGGACACGGTGACCCAGCCGCTCAAGGCCTCCGGGTGGAAAGGGCCGGCCGCGCGGACGGCGATGTCGTTCCTCGGCGAGACGAGCAAGGAGTTCGGGGACGCCGCCAAGCAGGCGCGGGGCATCCGTGACCTGCTGGAGGAGGCGCACGGCCGGATCAAGCGCAACCAGGACGCGCTCTACCGCATCGCCGACCACGAGGCCCCGGCGAAGGGGTTGAAGGTGGACCTGGAGGGGAAGGTCACCGCGAATCCGCCGGTGGATCCGCAGGACCGCGCCACCTGGCGCGGCAAGGACGACATCCGGGACGCCATCGAGGAGGGCAGGCACGCCATCGAGGCCATCCAGACGCGGATCAACCAGGTGCTGCGGGACGCCTCCGAAGCCGACGAGACCGCGGCGTGGGCGCTGCGCGCCAACCTCGGCGGCGAGAAGCACGACTTCAACCAGCCCACCCACACCAGCCTCGCCGGGGCGTGGAACGCCGGCGCGTGGAAGAACTCGGTCACCGGCTCCGGCAGCTTCCTCGATCCGCACGGCAAGGACATCCTCGCCGCCGCGAACAAGTACGGCATCAACCCGAAGGTGCTCGCCGCCCTGCTCATCCAGGAGGGCGAGGGCCGTTCCCTGGGCACCAAGATCCCCTTCGACCTGTTCCGGCGCGCGGAGTCGTCCGGCCTGGTGGGCAATTCGGTGGGGATCGGCCAGATGCAGGCGGGCACCGCGGCGGACCTGATGGCGAAGTACCACGGGGAAAAGGTCGGCCAGGACGACATCCGCGACCGCCTGGCCCACGACGACCGCCTGGCGATCGATCTCGCCGCCGCCAACCTGCACCACCTGAAGAGCACCTACGGCATCACGGACGAGCAGGCCTACACCGCGTACGCCGCGGACGACAAGCTCATCCGAGCCTGGCTCCGCGACGACACGGGCTTTCCCAACTACGGCAACATGACCGAGCGGTCGGACAGCTTCGCCAAGCGGTACCGGGAAGCCAACGACGTCGGCGGCCTGGTCCGCTGA
- a CDS encoding YbaB/EbfC family nucleoid-associated protein, whose protein sequence is MNHYDELYALVAEMDAGIVAMKKAQETALATPVTQPISGEVGTVTVSGAGELLSVDLDRNRLVGATGGSLARSVVSAVRAAEQRRAEQYQQLVNDARPSIDV, encoded by the coding sequence GTGAACCACTACGACGAGCTGTACGCCCTGGTGGCGGAGATGGATGCGGGCATCGTCGCCATGAAGAAGGCACAGGAGACGGCGTTGGCCACCCCGGTCACGCAGCCGATCTCCGGGGAGGTGGGCACCGTGACCGTCAGCGGCGCCGGGGAACTGCTCTCGGTGGACCTCGACCGGAACCGGCTCGTCGGTGCCACCGGCGGGTCGCTCGCCCGGTCGGTGGTCAGTGCCGTCCGGGCCGCGGAACAGCGGCGAGCGGAGCAGTACCAGCAGCTGGTGAACGACGCCCGCCCGAGCATCGACGTCTAA
- a CDS encoding YbaB/EbfC family nucleoid-associated protein, whose protein sequence is MAATDEVALGARLGELRFTGYADDRRVSAVVDGHLELLDITIDDGALRDRFPERVGPSITLAVSAARREADETAQRFRAQARDPERAEDVSTPEPPPAVPARRTGRRKIVDFGQGDR, encoded by the coding sequence GTGGCAGCCACGGACGAAGTCGCGTTGGGCGCGAGGCTGGGGGAGCTCCGGTTCACCGGCTACGCCGACGACCGGAGAGTGTCAGCCGTGGTGGACGGCCACCTCGAACTGCTGGACATCACCATCGACGACGGCGCGCTGCGTGACCGGTTCCCCGAGCGGGTCGGGCCGTCGATCACGCTCGCCGTGTCGGCGGCTCGGCGGGAAGCGGACGAAACGGCCCAGCGCTTCCGCGCGCAGGCCAGGGACCCGGAACGCGCCGAGGACGTGTCCACGCCCGAGCCGCCGCCCGCTGTTCCCGCCCGGCGGACCGGCCGCCGGAAGATCGTGGATTTCGGACAGGGGGACCGGTGA
- a CDS encoding FAD-dependent monooxygenase: MVVGAGPVGLWAAAELALTGVSVVVLERATERSPHSKALGIHPRTIEVLAMRGLEQRFLDEGTPLSDWHFGMLESSLDFSVLDTPYPFMLAIPQRRTEELLEEHALALGVVILRGHTVAGLDQDDEGVTLRVTGPDGEYTRTARYVVGADGTGSTVRKAAGIAFPGTDTTSYGYVGEVRVTSPAVVSAHNEHGALISVPLGGDRFRIAGVDAHNNGAADPFTLEALRETTIRVAGTDFGMHDPSWLTRFGNATRVAETYRLGRVLLAGDAAHRHLPAGGVGLNVGIQDAMNLGWRLAAVARGDADPALLDGYHEERHAVGEDLAEHTLAQSALITATTPEVTGLRSLLSSLVATVPEFSLALARKLSALDVTYPAVGHPLVGTRVPGLFSLLRTGRPVLLDQTGSLGEEVTALAAAAGVDVVVGEQSWTGAAAVVIMRPDGHVWWASDHADDGEVTTALQALGRFRR; this comes from the coding sequence GTGGTGGTAGGAGCGGGTCCGGTCGGCCTCTGGGCCGCCGCGGAGCTGGCGCTGACGGGCGTCTCGGTGGTGGTCCTGGAAAGGGCGACCGAACGCAGTCCGCACTCCAAGGCGCTGGGCATCCACCCGCGCACGATCGAGGTGCTGGCGATGCGCGGCCTGGAGCAGCGGTTCCTCGACGAGGGCACGCCCTTGTCGGACTGGCACTTCGGGATGCTGGAAAGCAGCCTCGACTTCAGCGTGCTCGACACGCCGTACCCGTTCATGCTCGCCATTCCCCAGCGCCGCACCGAGGAACTGCTGGAGGAACACGCGCTCGCGCTCGGCGTGGTGATCCTGCGCGGCCACACCGTGGCCGGACTCGACCAGGACGACGAAGGCGTGACCCTGCGTGTGACCGGCCCGGACGGCGAGTACACCCGCACCGCGAGGTACGTGGTGGGCGCGGACGGCACGGGCAGCACCGTCCGCAAGGCCGCCGGCATCGCGTTCCCGGGCACCGACACGACGTCCTACGGCTACGTCGGCGAGGTCCGGGTCACCAGCCCCGCCGTGGTCAGCGCGCACAACGAGCACGGCGCCCTCATCAGCGTTCCGCTGGGCGGCGACCGCTTCCGCATCGCCGGGGTGGATGCCCACAACAACGGCGCCGCCGACCCGTTCACGCTGGAAGCCCTCCGGGAGACGACGATCCGGGTGGCGGGCACCGACTTCGGCATGCACGACCCCAGCTGGCTCACCCGGTTCGGCAACGCCACACGAGTCGCCGAGACCTATCGGCTCGGCCGCGTCCTGCTGGCGGGCGACGCGGCCCACCGGCACCTCCCCGCGGGCGGTGTCGGCCTCAACGTCGGTATTCAGGACGCGATGAACCTCGGCTGGCGACTGGCCGCCGTGGCCCGCGGTGACGCGGACCCCGCCCTGCTGGACGGCTACCACGAGGAGCGGCACGCGGTCGGCGAAGACCTCGCGGAACACACGCTCGCCCAGTCGGCGCTGATCACCGCGACCACGCCGGAAGTCACCGGGCTGCGCTCGCTGCTGAGCAGCCTGGTCGCGACGGTGCCCGAGTTCTCACTGGCGCTGGCGCGGAAACTGTCCGCTTTGGACGTTACGTACCCGGCTGTCGGACACCCCCTTGTCGGCACCAGGGTTCCGGGCCTCTTCTCGCTGTTGAGGACCGGTCGTCCAGTCCTCTTGGACCAGACCGGCTCACTGGGTGAAGAGGTGACCGCTCTCGCCGCGGCGGCGGGAGTCGACGTGGTCGTGGGCGAGCAGTCATGGACCGGCGCTGCCGCGGTTGTGATCATGCGCCCGGACGGACACGTGTGGTGGGCTTCGGACCACGCGGACGACGGGGAAGTCACCACGGCGCTGCAGGCCCTTGGCCGTTTCCGCAGGTAG
- a CDS encoding TetR/AcrR family transcriptional regulator, with protein MGERGYRSPVRARHAEDTRRSIVEAAAALFAERGYARTSVAAVAAAAGVAVNTVYTSIGNKSALIMAMTEDGAADAAAVETARRIDECSDPREILRILAHGTGQVRKERHEALTILLDNRNADPDVAAAADMATRAVRTRFKAVASRLIAVGGLREGLTGEQVEQTLWFYFGFEAWRTVRGFGWSWEESADWLAEQSAHALLPATG; from the coding sequence ATGGGTGAGCGCGGATACCGGTCCCCGGTGCGGGCCAGGCATGCCGAGGACACGCGGAGGTCGATCGTCGAAGCGGCCGCCGCGCTGTTCGCGGAGCGGGGCTACGCGAGAACGAGCGTCGCCGCCGTCGCGGCGGCCGCCGGGGTAGCCGTGAACACCGTCTACACCAGCATCGGCAACAAATCCGCGTTGATCATGGCGATGACGGAGGACGGTGCCGCCGACGCCGCGGCGGTGGAGACGGCGCGCCGGATCGACGAGTGCTCCGATCCGCGCGAGATCCTGCGCATCCTGGCGCACGGCACCGGGCAGGTGCGCAAGGAACGCCACGAGGCGCTGACGATCCTGCTGGACAACAGGAACGCCGACCCGGACGTGGCCGCGGCGGCCGATATGGCCACGCGTGCGGTGCGGACCAGGTTCAAGGCGGTGGCATCACGCCTGATCGCGGTCGGTGGCCTGCGCGAAGGCCTCACCGGTGAGCAGGTCGAACAGACGCTCTGGTTCTACTTCGGCTTCGAGGCATGGCGAACCGTGCGCGGCTTCGGCTGGAGCTGGGAGGAGTCGGCGGACTGGCTCGCCGAGCAGTCCGCTCACGCCCTGCTGCCAGCCACCGGCTGA